From one Sulfurimonas sp. HSL-3221 genomic stretch:
- a CDS encoding phosphatase PAP2 family protein, whose translation MNKKILCIPAAAWGAMAVTALLLYLFPQIDIAVSSLFYTPGEGFAQGGTLWERFVYQSVGVVLAMVYVAALLLWLYNRISGRVLLALSGKKLLYILLVAALGSGIFVNLVLKQNWGRPRPDQTSLFGSDRHFTPAFVMSDQRGKSFSSGHTSGAFALLALIFLARRHRKTVALAVIAYGSLVSLARIAAGGHFFSDVLVSIMIMYIVSGVLYARFFGCNTLSGGRE comes from the coding sequence ATGAATAAGAAGATACTCTGCATTCCGGCGGCCGCGTGGGGAGCGATGGCCGTCACCGCACTGCTGCTTTACCTTTTCCCGCAGATCGACATTGCCGTCAGCAGCCTGTTCTATACCCCCGGAGAGGGGTTCGCGCAGGGGGGCACCCTCTGGGAACGCTTCGTCTACCAGTCCGTGGGGGTGGTCCTCGCGATGGTCTATGTCGCGGCACTGCTGCTGTGGCTCTATAACCGCATCAGCGGGCGGGTGCTGCTGGCTTTGAGCGGAAAGAAGCTTCTTTATATTCTGCTGGTAGCGGCATTGGGAAGCGGTATCTTCGTCAATCTGGTGCTCAAGCAGAACTGGGGGCGTCCCCGCCCGGATCAGACGAGCCTTTTCGGCAGCGACCGCCATTTTACGCCCGCTTTCGTCATGAGCGACCAGCGGGGCAAATCCTTCAGCAGCGGCCACACCTCCGGGGCATTTGCCCTGCTGGCACTGATCTTCCTGGCGCGGCGGCACCGCAAAACGGTCGCGCTCGCGGTCATCGCCTACGGGTCTCTCGTTTCCCTGGCGCGCATCGCGGCGGGCGGCCACTTTTTCAGCGACGTTCTCGTTTCGATTATGATCATGTATATCGTCTCAGGGGTGCTCTACGCGCGCTTCTTCGGTTGCAACACCCTCTCCGGCGGACGGGAATAG
- the glmU gene encoding bifunctional UDP-N-acetylglucosamine diphosphorylase/glucosamine-1-phosphate N-acetyltransferase GlmU: protein MRTHPLSVIILAAGKGSRMKSQTAKVLHPVSGRPMLYHSIKAAKAISDDVTIVIAHQKEEVIETIGGLFDEITFAIQDIEQFPGTGGALMGIKPKNEKVLVLNGDMPLVTAEALKGFLEADADIIMSIFDLEDPSGYGRVVLSDAGVERIVEEKDATPEELTISHVNAGVYCFKRDVLAECLPRLNNHNAQEEYYLTDIIEMARDEHRRVLPLLIDEGHFKGVNSRADLEAADVIMQRRIKTAWMKAGVTMQLADTIYIEESVVFKGECVVENGVRITGTSSIENSHIKAHSVVEDSVMVDSDCGPMAHLRPGSALYGTHIGNFVETKKATLRGVKAGHLSYLGDAEIDEGTNIGAGTITCNYDGKSKYKTKIGKNVFVGSDTQIVAPCEIEDDVMIAAGTTVTGTKIDSGVLVVSRTPMKIVKNFYHKFFGKAES from the coding sequence ATGCGCACACACCCTCTTTCCGTTATCATTCTCGCCGCCGGCAAAGGGAGCCGGATGAAGTCACAGACCGCGAAAGTTCTGCACCCTGTCAGCGGCCGCCCGATGCTCTACCACAGCATCAAAGCCGCCAAGGCGATCAGTGATGACGTCACCATCGTCATCGCCCACCAGAAAGAGGAGGTCATCGAGACCATCGGCGGGCTGTTCGACGAGATCACCTTCGCCATCCAGGATATCGAACAGTTCCCCGGTACCGGCGGGGCCCTGATGGGGATCAAACCGAAAAACGAGAAGGTGCTCGTACTCAACGGCGACATGCCCCTCGTCACGGCCGAGGCGCTGAAGGGCTTTCTTGAAGCCGATGCCGATATCATCATGTCCATTTTCGACCTGGAAGACCCCAGCGGTTACGGCCGCGTCGTCCTCTCCGACGCCGGGGTCGAACGGATCGTCGAGGAGAAGGACGCCACGCCCGAAGAGCTCACTATCAGCCACGTCAATGCCGGGGTCTACTGCTTCAAGCGCGACGTTCTGGCCGAGTGCCTCCCCCGCCTGAACAACCATAACGCCCAGGAGGAGTACTACCTCACCGATATCATCGAGATGGCCCGGGACGAACACCGCAGGGTCCTGCCGCTGCTGATCGACGAGGGACACTTCAAAGGGGTCAACTCCAGGGCCGACCTCGAAGCCGCCGACGTCATCATGCAGCGCCGCATCAAGACCGCATGGATGAAAGCCGGGGTCACGATGCAACTCGCCGACACGATCTACATCGAAGAGAGCGTCGTTTTCAAAGGGGAGTGCGTCGTTGAGAACGGCGTCCGTATCACGGGAACGAGCAGCATTGAGAACTCCCATATCAAGGCACACTCCGTCGTCGAGGATTCGGTCATGGTCGATTCCGACTGCGGGCCGATGGCCCACCTTCGGCCCGGCAGCGCTCTATACGGCACGCATATCGGCAACTTCGTCGAAACGAAAAAGGCGACCCTTCGCGGCGTCAAGGCGGGGCATCTGAGCTACCTCGGCGACGCGGAAATAGACGAAGGCACCAATATTGGCGCGGGCACCATCACCTGCAACTACGACGGCAAGTCGAAGTACAAGACGAAAATAGGCAAGAACGTCTTCGTCGGTTCCGACACGCAGATCGTGGCACCGTGCGAGATCGAAGACGACGTCATGATCGCCGCGGGCACGACGGTCACGGGGACGAAGATCGACTCGGGCGTCCTTGTCGTCAGCCGCACCCCGATGAAGATCGTCAAAAACTTCTACCACAAGTTCTTCGGCAAGGCAGAATCATGA
- a CDS encoding lysylphosphatidylglycerol synthase transmembrane domain-containing protein: MEHLKTAIKFVVTVAIFYFLLTFIDVGQLIAILAKSHGGYILIAFAAQMASTFLAAYRWRLIMKELGFKERVSFYVQSYFKGTFFNQVLPGSIGGDATRMIDLVQKGYEKKDAFYGIFVDRVVGLVGLLVLNLVSNLLFYGTFPQWLFNLINLITLGGIAGFVLMLNLDKFTFLANLKGLDLFHRLGLRMARLYHSRMLLIRHIGISVVVHLFTVIAIYFLALSVDVWTGLGIFLVAVPPVFLLTIVPISLAGWGVREGAMVGILMLVGLAKAKILAISILYGILLILTALPGAWFWNRAKHTTSLKENA, encoded by the coding sequence ATGGAACACCTCAAAACCGCCATAAAGTTCGTCGTTACCGTCGCCATTTTCTACTTTCTGCTCACCTTCATCGACGTCGGTCAGCTCATCGCGATCCTCGCCAAGTCCCACGGCGGCTACATTCTGATCGCCTTTGCCGCCCAAATGGCGAGCACCTTCCTCGCCGCCTACCGCTGGCGGCTCATCATGAAAGAGCTCGGCTTCAAAGAAAGGGTCTCTTTTTATGTACAGAGCTACTTCAAAGGGACCTTCTTCAACCAGGTGCTGCCCGGCAGCATCGGCGGCGACGCGACCCGGATGATCGACCTCGTCCAGAAGGGGTATGAGAAAAAGGACGCCTTCTACGGCATCTTCGTCGACCGGGTCGTCGGGCTCGTCGGGCTGCTCGTGCTGAACCTCGTCTCCAACCTGCTCTTTTACGGTACTTTCCCGCAGTGGCTCTTCAACCTGATCAACCTGATCACCCTCGGCGGGATTGCGGGCTTCGTTTTGATGCTCAACCTCGACAAGTTCACCTTTCTCGCGAACCTCAAGGGGCTCGACCTCTTCCACCGGCTGGGCCTGCGGATGGCACGGCTCTACCACTCCAGGATGCTGCTGATCAGACACATCGGTATCTCGGTCGTCGTCCACCTCTTTACGGTTATCGCGATCTATTTCCTGGCCCTCAGCGTCGACGTCTGGACGGGCCTCGGGATCTTCCTCGTCGCCGTGCCGCCGGTCTTCCTCCTTACCATCGTGCCGATCTCCCTGGCCGGCTGGGGGGTCCGCGAAGGCGCCATGGTCGGGATATTGATGCTCGTAGGGCTCGCAAAGGCGAAGATCCTCGCCATCTCCATCCTCTACGGTATCCTGCTCATTCTCACGGCCCTGCCGGGGGCGTGGTTCTGGAACCGTGCCAAACACACCACTTCACTAAAGGAAAATGCATGA
- a CDS encoding fused DSP-PTPase phosphatase/NAD kinase-like protein yields the protein MKRPILSLFVLFVAAAGGLYTWYVYGHYRFETIDPERVYKSALIAPDRLEDFLIPHHIKTVVDLLDPGIQDALNPAQQKEIDAEAAAIARINETYGTQIRHVNIPSRQVPTKETLTQFFKVLDDNASYPVLIHCYHGMGRAVIYSALYRIEYLKWQNEKAREWTRPLPIMVESRLYHSSFARGHSKGDFLIHYMPRRKGEASTLHHLEG from the coding sequence ATGAAACGCCCGATACTCTCTCTGTTTGTTCTATTCGTTGCCGCCGCCGGCGGGCTGTATACCTGGTACGTCTACGGGCACTACCGTTTTGAGACGATCGACCCGGAGCGCGTCTACAAATCGGCGCTGATTGCCCCCGATCGGCTGGAGGATTTTCTGATCCCGCACCATATCAAAACCGTCGTCGACCTGCTCGATCCGGGCATACAGGATGCCCTCAACCCTGCGCAGCAGAAGGAGATCGATGCAGAAGCCGCGGCGATCGCGCGGATCAACGAGACCTACGGTACGCAGATCCGCCATGTCAACATCCCCTCCCGGCAGGTGCCGACAAAGGAGACGCTGACGCAGTTCTTCAAGGTGCTCGACGACAACGCCTCCTACCCGGTACTGATCCACTGCTACCACGGCATGGGACGGGCGGTGATCTACAGCGCGCTCTACCGGATAGAGTACCTGAAGTGGCAGAATGAAAAGGCCCGGGAGTGGACGCGTCCGCTGCCGATTATGGTAGAATCCCGTCTTTATCACAGCAGTTTTGCCCGGGGACACTCCAAAGGGGATTTCCTGATCCATTATATGCCCAGACGCAAGGGGGAGGCAAGCACGCTGCATCACTTGGAGGGGTAG
- the coaBC gene encoding bifunctional phosphopantothenoylcysteine decarboxylase/phosphopantothenate--cysteine ligase CoaBC, with product MIIPSDLLAGKRILLGVSGSIAAYKALELVRLYVKAGAEVKVVMTDAAKRFVAPLSFETLSRNEVLHSANESWASRHNHIQSAEDADLMVIAPASANTIAKLANAIADNLLLQCALAFPGVKLLAPSANTNMIKHPITQANLKMLGVANYEIVKTQTKELACQTTGDGAMAEPLELFWQSTRLLLRNDFWTNRRVIVTGGGTVERLDDVRYLSNFSSGKMASALATALYLRGADVNLIATRFDDGLPEGMHTLDVEGSEEMAEYLTDSIRVAKKGMMSKPSLITDEPIHLIQKTPYLFMAAAVSDYVPAHPQQGKLKKEALGAAWSPELVQNRDLIGSVDKEGIKSVAFKAEFDESSALENAKKALTSKNVDAVCLNVLSTSQGFGSDDNAITFISNKGETVLPRSGKLALSLSVLDEAEAL from the coding sequence ATGATCATCCCCTCCGACCTCCTCGCCGGCAAACGGATCCTTCTCGGCGTCAGCGGCTCCATCGCCGCCTACAAAGCGCTGGAACTCGTGCGCCTCTACGTCAAAGCCGGCGCGGAGGTCAAAGTCGTCATGACCGATGCCGCGAAACGGTTCGTGGCGCCGCTCAGCTTCGAGACCCTCAGCCGCAACGAAGTGCTGCACAGCGCCAATGAATCGTGGGCCAGCCGCCACAACCATATCCAGAGCGCCGAGGATGCGGACCTGATGGTCATCGCCCCCGCCAGCGCCAACACGATCGCGAAGCTCGCCAACGCCATCGCGGACAACCTCCTGCTGCAGTGCGCCCTGGCCTTCCCGGGCGTCAAACTGCTGGCCCCTTCGGCCAACACCAACATGATCAAGCACCCCATCACCCAGGCCAACCTGAAGATGCTCGGCGTCGCCAATTACGAGATCGTCAAAACCCAGACCAAGGAGCTTGCCTGCCAGACGACCGGCGACGGGGCCATGGCCGAACCGCTGGAGCTTTTCTGGCAGAGCACGCGACTGCTGCTGCGCAACGATTTCTGGACCAACCGCCGCGTCATCGTCACTGGCGGCGGGACCGTTGAACGCCTCGATGACGTCCGCTACCTCTCCAACTTCTCCAGCGGAAAGATGGCCTCCGCGCTGGCCACGGCGCTCTACCTGCGCGGTGCGGACGTCAACCTGATCGCGACCCGTTTCGACGACGGGCTGCCCGAGGGGATGCACACCCTCGACGTCGAAGGGAGCGAAGAGATGGCCGAGTACCTCACCGACTCCATCCGCGTCGCCAAAAAGGGGATGATGAGCAAGCCCTCGCTTATTACCGACGAACCGATTCACCTGATCCAGAAAACCCCCTATCTTTTCATGGCTGCCGCCGTCAGCGATTATGTCCCGGCCCACCCCCAGCAGGGAAAACTGAAAAAAGAGGCCCTCGGCGCGGCCTGGTCCCCCGAACTCGTCCAAAACCGCGACCTGATCGGCAGCGTCGACAAAGAGGGGATCAAGAGCGTCGCTTTCAAAGCGGAATTCGATGAAAGCAGCGCGCTTGAGAACGCCAAAAAGGCGCTGACATCCAAGAACGTCGACGCCGTCTGCCTCAACGTCCTCTCGACTTCCCAGGGGTTCGGCAGCGACGACAACGCCATCACCTTTATCAGCAACAAAGGCGAGACAGTGCTGCCGCGCAGCGGCAAACTCGCCCTCTCCCTGAGCGTGCTTGACGAGGCGGAAGCGTTATGA
- a CDS encoding phosphatase PAP2 family protein, whose amino-acid sequence MNPKTLIYVLFGVGTALIILFYGPLDIAASQWAYERRDTWLKPFCAALSELGVITWWLVGALLLWFYLRYRAGNRYWADRVRFFFAAVAASGLAVIPLKLLFGKARPWMLYDENRYGFEWFAAPNAYGLHGFPSGHTTTAFAVATALALIVPRFAPAFFVGALMVGLSRIGVLFHYPSDVVAGAMLGTISTLLLYNFDKITFKRN is encoded by the coding sequence ATGAACCCCAAAACGCTCATCTACGTCCTTTTTGGTGTCGGGACCGCCCTGATCATCCTCTTTTACGGTCCGCTTGACATCGCGGCCTCGCAGTGGGCCTACGAGCGTCGTGACACCTGGCTCAAACCGTTCTGCGCCGCGCTCAGCGAACTCGGCGTCATCACCTGGTGGCTCGTCGGCGCCCTGCTGCTCTGGTTCTACCTGCGCTACAGGGCCGGTAACCGCTACTGGGCGGACCGGGTGCGCTTCTTTTTCGCCGCCGTCGCCGCCAGCGGCCTGGCCGTTATCCCCCTGAAGCTGCTGTTTGGCAAGGCGCGCCCCTGGATGCTCTATGACGAAAACCGCTACGGATTCGAATGGTTTGCCGCCCCCAACGCCTACGGACTGCACGGCTTCCCCTCCGGGCATACGACAACGGCCTTTGCCGTCGCGACGGCCCTGGCGCTGATCGTCCCGCGTTTCGCCCCGGCCTTCTTTGTCGGGGCCCTGATGGTAGGGCTTTCCCGCATCGGTGTCCTCTTCCACTACCCCAGTGACGTCGTCGCCGGGGCGATGCTCGGAACGATTAGCACCCTGCTGCTCTATAATTTCGATAAAATTACATTCAAACGAAACTGA
- a CDS encoding phosphatase PAP2 family protein, giving the protein MIKVLATIPLWEWVAMAVLSLLFFLFPQIDLAVAALFYAGPDGFPAAKTLAEQVIYYSVPYGLMALYIGAVLLWLFNTAFGRSVWRFTGRKLLYVLLVLGIGSGLIVNALFKEHWGRARPAETMEFGGKKEFSPAFVPVAGQVGNSFSCGHASGAFALLAFAKLSRRRRLWNTIVLGYGLIVGMARMAAGGHFLSDVAVSFFIMYTVTELLYAVLFPPKESP; this is encoded by the coding sequence ATGATCAAAGTGCTCGCAACTATCCCTCTGTGGGAATGGGTGGCCATGGCCGTCCTCTCTTTGCTTTTTTTTCTTTTCCCTCAGATCGATCTCGCGGTCGCAGCGCTCTTTTATGCAGGGCCCGACGGCTTTCCCGCCGCGAAAACCCTCGCCGAACAGGTTATCTACTACTCCGTGCCTTACGGCCTGATGGCGCTCTACATCGGTGCCGTGCTTCTCTGGCTCTTCAATACCGCATTTGGGCGCAGCGTCTGGCGTTTCACAGGCCGGAAACTGCTCTATGTGCTGCTGGTGCTCGGCATCGGCTCCGGACTCATCGTCAACGCCCTTTTCAAGGAACACTGGGGACGGGCCCGCCCGGCGGAAACAATGGAGTTCGGGGGCAAGAAAGAGTTTTCTCCCGCCTTTGTTCCCGTTGCCGGACAGGTGGGCAACTCCTTTAGCTGCGGGCACGCGTCGGGGGCTTTCGCCCTGCTGGCCTTCGCAAAACTCTCCCGGCGCCGACGGCTCTGGAACACTATTGTCCTCGGCTACGGTCTCATCGTCGGTATGGCCCGCATGGCGGCGGGCGGCCACTTCCTCAGCGACGTGGCGGTCTCGTTTTTCATTATGTACACGGTGACGGAGTTGCTCTACGCCGTGCTGTTTCCCCCGAAGGAGTCCCCATGA
- a CDS encoding glycosyltransferase family 9 protein, which translates to MNVDTMRAIDRYAGIPLTFLGTLLTKTAGLFRSTPYQKPRNVLLVELSEMGSAILVDPAMRKLRSQIDGELYFVIFSKNKVSLQLLNTVKEENIFTIDEGGMVPLALSTLRFFKWCREKQIDSVIDLELFSRFTALMTGFSGATNRVGFHSFHNEGLYRGDFLTHKVAYNPHQHIAKNFVALVDALMSSEQQLPFTKRIIDDSEIAITKTEVTETQKREVLEIIAENYTGFDPDLNPVILVNSNASDLLPQRRWDRENYCEVIKKVLAYNDKAIVLLTGAPSEHDGAQALADCVNDTRCINFAGGVKFLQLPHLYSVCAFMLTNDSGPAHFASITDMHTFVIFGPETPALYGSLGPTTPIFAGMACSPCVSAANHRKTPCTDNQCIKVITPEWVFETLKPKLDALA; encoded by the coding sequence ATGAATGTCGATACGATGCGTGCCATCGACCGCTATGCGGGCATCCCTCTCACCTTTCTGGGGACATTGCTGACGAAAACGGCGGGCCTGTTTCGCTCCACCCCCTACCAGAAACCCCGGAACGTCCTGCTCGTAGAACTCTCGGAGATGGGCAGCGCCATCCTCGTCGACCCGGCGATGCGCAAACTCCGCTCGCAGATCGACGGCGAACTCTACTTCGTCATCTTCAGCAAGAACAAGGTCTCCCTGCAGCTGCTGAACACCGTCAAAGAGGAGAACATCTTCACCATCGACGAAGGCGGCATGGTCCCGCTGGCGCTCTCGACGCTCCGCTTCTTCAAATGGTGCCGCGAGAAGCAGATTGACTCCGTGATCGACCTCGAACTCTTCTCCCGCTTTACCGCACTGATGACCGGTTTTTCCGGGGCGACGAACCGTGTCGGCTTCCACAGCTTCCACAACGAGGGGCTTTACCGCGGCGATTTCCTGACCCACAAGGTCGCCTACAACCCGCACCAGCACATCGCCAAGAACTTCGTCGCCCTCGTCGACGCGCTCATGAGCAGCGAACAGCAACTCCCCTTCACCAAGCGTATCATCGACGACAGCGAGATCGCCATCACGAAAACGGAGGTAACGGAGACGCAGAAGCGCGAAGTTCTGGAGATCATCGCCGAAAACTATACCGGTTTCGACCCGGACCTGAATCCCGTCATTCTCGTCAACTCCAACGCCTCCGACCTGCTGCCGCAGCGCCGCTGGGACCGGGAAAACTACTGCGAGGTCATCAAGAAGGTCCTCGCCTACAACGACAAGGCGATCGTCCTGCTGACCGGCGCCCCTTCCGAACATGACGGTGCGCAGGCCCTCGCGGATTGCGTCAATGATACGCGCTGTATCAATTTCGCCGGCGGCGTCAAGTTCCTGCAGCTGCCGCACCTCTACAGCGTCTGCGCCTTTATGCTGACCAACGATTCCGGCCCGGCCCACTTCGCCTCCATTACCGACATGCACACCTTCGTCATCTTCGGCCCGGAGACCCCGGCGCTCTACGGCTCCCTCGGACCGACGACCCCGATTTTTGCCGGCATGGCCTGCAGCCCCTGCGTTAGCGCCGCCAACCACCGCAAGACCCCCTGTACGGATAACCAGTGCATCAAAGTGATCACCCCCGAATGGGTCTTTGAGACGCTCAAGCCGAAACTGGACGCCCTCGCCTGA
- a CDS encoding glycosyltransferase family 39 protein, producing MIRTYRQAALLILLLSGLFATVYNAFVPLHGDEAYYWLWSHHLQAGYYDHPPMIAFLIALTDLISEAEWGVRLGNVLAMSVAGWVIFRLLEELRDARTGLWGVLIFTSVVLVHAGYTIMTTDSPLILFWSLALWSTYRIITRGRTSDFVLTGLYIGAMMLSKYTSVLYLMGLLLFMLLRRRDLFVAWRTWMAVGIALLVVAPMLWWNYAHDWISFLFQLHHGGEKKRIMWNWAMELIGSQFAVFTPVFAGVLFYFLGREKLFAKNDVLFFFALMTVTPLLFFLYKSLHTHIELNYTAPAYISATVLTAYILSVRHMKRTFYAGLAVALTLSLVARAGLLFWLPVVQDRMYGNQEAVAMLERHRQADDALYANHLALAALVSYYTPDHAPVRIPTPTRYSQYDMWDDGAPYREGLYLAPEDKTAVLAERFENVALLDTLTVQRGLKRTKTYYLYRVSGSR from the coding sequence ATGATCCGAACCTATCGCCAAGCCGCCCTGCTCATCCTGCTTCTCTCGGGCCTTTTTGCCACCGTTTACAACGCCTTTGTGCCGCTGCACGGCGACGAGGCCTACTACTGGCTCTGGAGTCACCACCTGCAGGCAGGCTACTACGACCACCCCCCGATGATCGCCTTCCTCATCGCCCTCACCGATCTTATCAGCGAAGCCGAATGGGGCGTACGGCTGGGCAACGTCCTGGCGATGAGCGTCGCCGGGTGGGTCATCTTCCGGCTGCTCGAGGAGCTACGCGATGCAAGGACCGGACTCTGGGGAGTCCTCATCTTCACCTCCGTCGTCCTTGTGCATGCGGGCTATACGATCATGACGACCGATTCGCCGCTGATCCTCTTCTGGTCCCTGGCGCTCTGGTCGACCTACCGAATCATTACCCGGGGGCGAACATCTGACTTTGTGTTGACGGGACTCTACATCGGGGCGATGATGCTGAGCAAATACACCTCCGTTCTCTACCTGATGGGCCTGCTGCTCTTCATGCTGCTGCGCCGCCGGGATCTCTTTGTCGCATGGCGGACCTGGATGGCCGTCGGCATCGCTCTCCTCGTTGTCGCGCCGATGCTCTGGTGGAACTACGCCCATGACTGGATCAGCTTCCTCTTCCAGCTCCACCACGGCGGCGAGAAAAAGCGTATTATGTGGAACTGGGCGATGGAGCTGATCGGGTCGCAGTTCGCCGTGTTCACCCCGGTCTTTGCCGGCGTGCTCTTTTACTTCCTGGGCCGGGAGAAGCTCTTCGCCAAAAACGACGTGCTCTTCTTTTTCGCCCTGATGACCGTGACCCCGCTGCTCTTTTTCCTCTATAAGTCGCTGCACACGCATATCGAGCTGAACTACACCGCCCCCGCCTATATCAGCGCGACGGTGCTGACCGCCTACATCCTCTCGGTGCGTCATATGAAGCGCACCTTCTATGCCGGCCTCGCCGTCGCCCTCACCCTCAGCCTCGTTGCCCGCGCGGGGCTGCTCTTCTGGCTGCCGGTCGTGCAGGACAGGATGTACGGCAATCAAGAGGCCGTCGCCATGCTCGAACGCCACCGCCAAGCGGACGATGCCCTCTACGCCAACCACCTGGCCCTCGCGGCCCTGGTCAGCTACTACACTCCCGACCATGCCCCCGTGCGTATCCCGACGCCGACACGCTACAGCCAATACGACATGTGGGACGACGGCGCCCCCTACCGCGAAGGGCTCTATCTCGCCCCAGAGGACAAAACGGCGGTCCTCGCGGAACGCTTTGAGAACGTCGCGCTGCTCGATACCCTCACTGTCCAGCGGGGCCTAAAGCGCACCAAGACCTACTACCTCTACCGGGTTTCGGGCAGCCGCTAA
- a CDS encoding glycosyltransferase family 39 protein, which translates to MHLFSAHKPLWALIALLTLLRLAVIGRFGLGVDEAHYVLYGLYPALSYFDHPPLVGWTEWLFTALMGVNEFVARVPAVLIGAAATALVYFWLLRIFASERLALWGAAALNASFLFNALFMMLMPDTLLFLFLIPIMATVMRIETENRTGDWLLLGVLLGLAGLSKYTAVLFAPALILYLAVRRRWDLFLTPKFLAAVLIAAAVVSPVLLWNMQNGWISFAYQSAHVAGSGGISFTAFAQSLGAQFGAYSPLLFPLAFYGLYRALKTPQNAPLFLSGIVGLTVMAFFTYNSFFARALPHWTALFYMLFVPIGTVMLLQQNVGWRRYAKGAVALSGLLVLVLYAELRSPFIPLPDYKSLHRDLYGWDTIMRHAAGQITDPARQAAAVTNWSLASRALYYGRPYGIDTYLVDNRYDQFDLWQPNAPEGKDLLFITTHDFKKGITPAMQCASTEQAETFNLDLNGRKVNTVTLTWCRNFKGTQ; encoded by the coding sequence GTGCATCTTTTCAGCGCGCATAAGCCCCTCTGGGCTCTCATTGCCCTCCTCACCCTCCTGCGCCTGGCCGTGATCGGCCGTTTCGGCCTCGGCGTCGACGAGGCGCACTACGTCCTCTACGGCCTCTACCCGGCCCTGAGCTATTTTGACCATCCGCCGCTGGTGGGGTGGACGGAGTGGCTCTTTACCGCGCTGATGGGCGTCAACGAATTCGTCGCAAGAGTACCGGCGGTCCTGATCGGCGCCGCCGCGACGGCGCTCGTCTATTTCTGGCTCCTGCGCATCTTCGCCTCGGAGCGCCTCGCACTCTGGGGAGCCGCGGCCCTCAACGCATCGTTCCTTTTCAATGCGCTTTTCATGATGCTGATGCCCGACACCCTGCTCTTTTTGTTCCTGATCCCCATCATGGCCACCGTCATGCGGATCGAAACGGAGAACCGCACGGGTGACTGGCTTCTGCTGGGGGTGCTGCTGGGGCTTGCCGGGCTATCGAAATACACGGCCGTCCTATTCGCCCCCGCGCTGATCCTCTATCTTGCCGTCCGCCGCCGCTGGGACCTTTTCCTGACGCCGAAGTTCCTCGCAGCGGTGCTGATCGCCGCGGCAGTCGTCAGCCCGGTGCTGCTATGGAATATGCAAAACGGCTGGATCAGTTTCGCTTACCAAAGCGCGCACGTCGCCGGTTCGGGCGGGATCAGTTTCACCGCCTTTGCCCAATCGCTGGGTGCGCAGTTCGGCGCCTACAGCCCGTTACTCTTCCCGCTAGCGTTCTATGGCCTCTACCGCGCCTTGAAGACGCCCCAGAACGCGCCACTTTTCCTCTCGGGCATCGTCGGCCTCACCGTGATGGCTTTTTTTACCTACAACAGCTTTTTCGCCCGCGCACTTCCCCACTGGACGGCGCTTTTTTACATGCTCTTTGTCCCCATCGGAACCGTCATGCTGCTGCAGCAGAACGTAGGGTGGCGGCGCTATGCAAAAGGTGCCGTCGCACTCTCCGGCCTCCTCGTGCTCGTACTCTACGCCGAGCTGCGTTCGCCCTTCATCCCCCTGCCCGACTACAAGTCCCTGCACCGCGATCTTTACGGATGGGACACTATTATGCGCCATGCTGCCGGGCAGATCACGGACCCCGCACGCCAGGCGGCGGCCGTCACCAACTGGTCGCTTGCATCGCGCGCGCTTTACTACGGCCGTCCCTACGGCATCGACACCTACCTCGTCGACAACCGCTACGACCAGTTTGACCTCTGGCAGCCCAATGCGCCCGAGGGCAAAGATCTGCTCTTTATCACGACCCATGATTTCAAAAAAGGGATCACCCCCGCCATGCAGTGCGCATCCACCGAGCAGGCGGAGACCTTCAATCTTGATCTGAACGGCCGCAAGGTCAACACCGTCACCCTCACCTGGTGCCGTAATTTCAAAGGAACCCAATGA